One segment of Coffea arabica cultivar ET-39 chromosome 7c, Coffea Arabica ET-39 HiFi, whole genome shotgun sequence DNA contains the following:
- the LOC140010601 gene encoding uncharacterized protein, producing the protein MAFGNEQLPVILLLYRNQIPIFLTANRPLQEINIVFEWDCEDCEETAIFEWEQPQNLYVALSRVRNSSAVKALIALGTSDDIKTWLERSRTKVIGRLVTVELRKGERYNIKLLLTHVQKPTLFDDLLMVRGHKTGSFREACLQLGLLESDSYIEEALQEAAHFQMPYLLRSLLAMLLFYCSPKNPKHLWQTFEVQLSSDYERSCAHRHCTSIEIKRKVLQDINSTLEHMEKTLMTIISLKIPLHPVMDEASMEKTETIEAVHCLLTDIMESDRLATNMIAALDPVFSAFFIGVGEDVEHVDELGQMSLPTHMVVFFHNKEESLDRLLFGIVFPDLNLYSCNPYRMINRCVLCPKNSSVDEINKMTIAKFPENLHRYRSGERTVDKRNQIDYEDFLNSFNPKGLPSHELLRNENCPTMLLRNVNPTDGLCNGTREPVFSHGKLSVALSRVRNSSAVKALSAPEWNMLSLSKTSYLALKAGPAKSPCKKNSR; encoded by the exons ATGGCATTTGGAAATGAGCAGCTTCCTGTAATTCTTCTTCTATATAGGAATCAGATTCCAATATTCCTAACTGCAAACAGGCCTCTCCAGGAGA TCAACATAGTTTTTGAATGGGACTGCGAAGACTGCGAAGAGACAGCAATTTTTGAATGGGAGCAGCCTCAGAAT CTTTATGTTGCTCTCTCTAGAGTTAGGAATTCTTCCGCAGTTAAAGCTTTAATTGCTCTGGGTACTTCTGATGACATCAAG ACATGGTTAGAGAGGAGTCGTACAAAGGTCATAGGGAGACTGGTAACTGTCGAGCTTAGGAAAGGAGAAAGGTACAACATAAAACTTTTACTCACACATGTTCAGAAACCAACGTTGTTTGATGACTTACTTATGGTTAGAGGTCACAAAACTGGCTCTTTTAGAGAAGCCTGTTTGCAGTTAGGATTATTGGAATCTGATTCCTATATAGAAGAAGCATTACAGGAAGCTGCTCATTTCCAGATGCCGTATTTGTTAAGGTCTTTATTGGCGATGCTTCTGTTTTATTGTTCTCCAAAAAATCCCAAACATCTTTGGCAAACATTTGAAGTGCAGCTATCTTCTGATTATGAACGAAGTTGCGCACATCGACACTGCACATCAATAGAGATTAAAAGGAAAGttcttcaggatattaattCAACATTGGAACACATGGAAAAAACCTTGATGACTATCATTTCCTTGAAGATTCCTTTACATCCCGTTATG GATGAGGCTTCAATGGAAAAAACGGAAACAATAGAGGCGGTTCATTGTCTTCTTACAGATATAATGGAATCTGAT CGACTAGCAACGAATATGATAGCTGCCTTAGATCCAGTATTTTCAGCTTTTTTTATTGGAGTAGGAGAAGATGTTGAACATGTTGATGAACTTGGTCAGATGTCCCTTCCAACTCATATGGTTGTTTTTTTTCATAACAAAGAAGAATCGCTTGACAG GTTATTATTTGGGATTGTCTTTCCAGATTTAAATCTGTACTCTTGTAATCCTTATCGTATGATAAATAGATGTGTACTTTGTCCAAAAAATAGTTCAGTGGATGAAATTAATAAGATGACGATTGCAAAATTTCCTGAAAATCTTCACAGATATAGAAGTGGTGAAAGAACTGTTGATAAGAGAAATCAGATAGATTATGAGGACTTTCTAAATTCTTTTAACCCAAAAGGTCTGccttctcatgaacttttacgcAACGAAAACTGTCCTACAATGCTTCTAAGAAATGTGAATCCAACGGATGGTCTTTGCAATGGCACACG TGAACCGGTCTTTTCTCACGGCAAGCTTTCTGTTGCTCTTTCTAGAGTTAGGAATTCTTCCGCAGTTAAAGCTTTAAGTGCTCCGG AATGGAACATGTTATCCTTGTCAAAGACGTCCTACCTGGCTCTGAAGGCAGGACCTGCAAAGTCACCGTGTAAGAAAAACAGTAGATAA
- the LOC140010602 gene encoding uncharacterized protein: protein MESDVPFGGKTIIFGGDFRQTLPVIEQLGESDSIKSTVLCSYLWSHMCKQRLATNMRIALDPEFSAFFIRVGEDVEPVDDYGQMSLHLIWLFLIITKKSRLTDGLCNGTRLICRELDELTITAKSLGQTLDYIEIYLSEPVFSHGQFYVALSRVRNSSAVKALIAPDTFDDIKVDCKTRNVVFHDIFCLTNT from the exons ATGGAATCTGATGTACCCTTTGGaggaaaaactattatttttggcgGTGATTTTCGCCAAACCCTGCCAGTTATTGAACAGCTAGGCGAGTCAGATTCGATCAAATCGACTGTTCTATGTTCATATTTATGGTCTCATATGTGTAAGCAGCGACTGGCAACAAATATGAGAATTGCCTTAGATCCAGAATTTTCAGCTTTTTTTATTAGAGTAGGAGAAGATGTTGAACCTGTTGATGATTATGGTCAGATGTCCCTCCACCTCATATGGTTATTTCTCATCATAACAAAGAAGAGTCGCTTGACAG ATGGTCTTTGCAATGGCACACGATTAATCTGTAGAGAATTGGATGAGCTCACAATTACTGCGAAATCTCTGGGTCAGACTCTTGACTATATTGAAATTTATCTCAGTGAACCTGTCTTTTCTCACGGCCAGTTTTATGTTGCTCTCTCTAGAGTTAGGAATTCTTCCGCAGTTAAAGCTTTAATTGCTCCGGATACTTTTGATGACATCAAAGTTGATTGTAAAACAAGAAATGTTGTCTTTCATGATATATTTTGCTTGACTAACACATGA